A window of Bacillus spongiae contains these coding sequences:
- the glnA gene encoding type I glutamate--ammonia ligase, whose product MAKYTREDIVRLAEEENVKFIRLQFTDILGTIKNVEIPISQLDKALDNKMMFDGSSIEGFVRIEESDMYLYPDLDTWVVFPWTAEKGKVARLICDIYNPDGTPFQGDPRNNLRRILKEMEDLGFTDFNLGPEPEFFLFKLDEKGEPTLELNDKGGYFDLAPTDLGENCRRDIVLELEEMGFEIEASHHEVAPGQHEIDFKYAGALKSCDDIQTFKLVVKTIARKHGLHATFMPKPLFGVNGSGMHSNLSLFKNGENSFYDPNGELELSDTARQFIAGIIKHAPNFTAVTNPTINSYKRLVPGYEAPCYVAWSARNRSPLIRIPASRGMSTRVEVRSVDPAANPYLAMAVMLRAGLDGIKNQLTPPSPVDRNIYVMNKQEREKEGIADLPATLNTALEKLQADEVMCGALGEHILEHFLEAKQIEWDMFRTQVHAWERDQYMQMY is encoded by the coding sequence ATGGCAAAGTATACTCGTGAAGATATCGTTCGTTTAGCGGAGGAAGAAAATGTAAAATTTATCCGCCTTCAATTTACAGATATTTTAGGAACGATTAAAAATGTAGAGATTCCAATTTCTCAGCTTGACAAAGCGTTAGACAATAAAATGATGTTTGACGGTTCTTCTATCGAAGGATTTGTTCGCATTGAGGAATCTGACATGTACCTTTATCCAGATCTAGATACTTGGGTTGTGTTCCCATGGACAGCTGAAAAAGGGAAAGTTGCCCGTTTAATCTGTGATATCTATAATCCAGATGGTACACCATTCCAAGGAGATCCTCGTAACAATCTACGTCGAATCTTAAAGGAAATGGAAGACCTTGGTTTTACAGACTTTAATCTTGGACCTGAACCTGAATTCTTCCTATTTAAATTAGATGAAAAAGGTGAACCTACACTAGAACTAAACGATAAAGGTGGATACTTTGACTTAGCTCCAACGGATCTAGGTGAAAACTGTCGTCGTGATATCGTATTAGAGCTAGAAGAAATGGGCTTTGAAATTGAAGCATCTCACCATGAGGTAGCTCCTGGTCAACATGAAATTGATTTTAAATATGCTGGTGCACTAAAATCATGTGATGATATCCAAACGTTTAAGCTTGTTGTTAAAACAATTGCTCGTAAACATGGTTTACATGCGACGTTCATGCCGAAACCATTGTTCGGTGTTAACGGTTCTGGAATGCACTCAAATCTTTCCTTATTCAAAAATGGTGAAAACTCTTTCTATGATCCAAACGGGGAATTAGAATTAAGTGATACAGCTCGCCAATTTATTGCAGGTATCATTAAGCATGCTCCAAACTTTACAGCTGTGACAAACCCAACCATTAACTCATACAAGCGTTTAGTACCAGGATACGAAGCGCCATGTTATGTAGCTTGGTCTGCTCGTAACCGTAGCCCGTTAATTCGTATTCCAGCATCTCGCGGCATGAGTACTCGTGTAGAGGTTCGTAGTGTAGACCCTGCAGCAAATCCATATCTTGCAATGGCAGTAATGTTACGTGCAGGTCTTGATGGAATTAAAAATCAATTAACTCCTCCAAGCCCAGTTGATCGTAATATTTACGTAATGAACAAACAAGAGCGTGAAAAAGAAGGTATTGCAGACCTTCCTGCAACGCTAAACACTGCCTTAGAAAAATTACAAGCGGATGAAGTAATGTGTGGTGCTCTTGGAGAACATATTTTAGAACACTTCTTAGAAGCGAAACAGATCGAATGGGATATGTTCCGTACTCAAGTTCACGCTTGGGAACGCGATCAATATATGCAAATGTATTAA
- a CDS encoding MerR family transcriptional regulator, with product MSKSNIRRSMPVFPISIVMQLTELSARQIRYYEEHKLISPARTEGKRRLFSLNDIDKLLEIKDLLEQGMNMAGIKKIFSIQDESPVSEQDKKDAENARRDLSDEELRKLLRNEFLRAGRYQRSSIQSGDMSRFH from the coding sequence ATGAGCAAAAGTAATATTCGACGATCAATGCCTGTGTTTCCAATTAGCATTGTGATGCAATTAACGGAACTTTCCGCTCGCCAAATTCGCTACTATGAAGAGCATAAGCTCATTTCTCCTGCTCGAACTGAAGGGAAACGTCGTTTATTTTCATTAAATGACATTGATAAGCTGCTAGAAATAAAGGATTTATTAGAACAAGGGATGAATATGGCAGGAATTAAAAAAATCTTCTCTATTCAAGATGAATCACCTGTTTCAGAACAGGACAAAAAAGATGCTGAAAATGCAAGACGTGACCTATCAGACGAAGAGCTTCGCAAATTACTTCGTAATGAATTTTTGCGCGCTGGACGTTACCAACGTTCTTCGATTCAGTCTGGGGATATGTCTCGCTTTCACTAA
- a CDS encoding methionine gamma-lyase family protein has product MFDQLSHGETLKPIVAKVEEKIRSLHQEVDLRAEYNQFRVLGSFQKNKVSDSHFHPSTGYGYDDAGRDTLENIYAEVFGGQAGIVRPQIISGTHAISIALFGILRPNDELLYITGKPYDTLDEIVGSRGSGNGSLKEFHIDYNDVPLTSEGKVDFEAVKRAITSKTKMIGIQRSKGYANRPSFSIAEIKEMIAFVKEVKSDVIVFVDNCYGEFVEDVEPCHVGADLIAGSLIKNPGGGLAKTGGYIVGKKEYVEACSYRMTSPGIGAEAGASLYSLQEMYQGFFQAPHVVAQALKGAIFTAAILDELGMKSNPSWDSNRTDLIQSIEFNDKDRMIAFCQAIQFASPINSHFTPYPSYMPGYEDDVIMAAGTFIQGASIELSADGPIRPPYVAYVQGGLTYSHVKIAICIALNELVKRGMITQ; this is encoded by the coding sequence ATGTTTGATCAACTAAGTCATGGGGAGACCCTAAAGCCGATAGTCGCTAAAGTAGAAGAAAAGATTCGCTCTCTACATCAAGAAGTAGACCTTCGTGCGGAGTATAATCAATTTCGTGTTCTAGGAAGTTTTCAAAAGAATAAAGTAAGCGATTCTCATTTTCATCCTTCAACAGGTTATGGATATGATGATGCAGGAAGAGATACTTTAGAAAATATTTACGCTGAAGTATTTGGTGGACAAGCAGGCATTGTCCGTCCTCAAATCATTTCAGGGACTCACGCAATTTCAATTGCATTATTTGGTATTCTCAGGCCGAATGACGAGCTTCTCTATATTACGGGAAAGCCATACGATACACTTGATGAAATCGTTGGAAGCAGGGGAAGTGGAAATGGCTCTCTAAAAGAATTTCATATAGACTATAATGATGTTCCACTTACCAGTGAAGGGAAAGTGGATTTTGAAGCTGTGAAGAGAGCAATCACCTCTAAGACGAAAATGATTGGCATTCAGCGATCAAAAGGGTATGCAAACCGTCCGTCCTTTTCGATAGCTGAGATTAAAGAAATGATCGCCTTTGTAAAAGAAGTAAAATCAGATGTCATTGTTTTTGTTGACAATTGCTATGGAGAATTTGTAGAAGACGTAGAGCCTTGTCATGTTGGAGCAGACCTTATAGCCGGTTCGCTAATAAAAAACCCTGGTGGGGGACTAGCTAAAACAGGAGGGTATATCGTTGGAAAGAAAGAATATGTAGAAGCTTGTTCCTATCGGATGACTTCCCCGGGTATTGGTGCTGAAGCTGGGGCATCCTTATATAGCCTTCAAGAAATGTATCAAGGTTTCTTCCAAGCACCTCATGTTGTTGCACAAGCTTTAAAGGGAGCCATTTTTACAGCAGCTATTCTCGACGAACTGGGGATGAAGAGCAATCCGAGCTGGGATTCAAATCGAACAGATCTGATTCAATCCATTGAATTTAACGATAAAGATCGTATGATCGCTTTTTGCCAAGCGATTCAATTTGCTTCACCTATTAATTCTCACTTTACACCATACCCAAGCTACATGCCTGGATATGAAGATGATGTCATCATGGCTGCGGGGACATTTATTCAAGGGGCAAGCATTGAATTATCTGCTGATGGACCCATACGTCCACCGTATGTAGCTTATGTTCAAGGTGGGTTAACGTATTCTCACGTAAAAATCGCTATTTGCATTGCGTTGAATGAATTAGTTAAAAGAGGAATGATTACCCAATAA
- the hflX gene encoding GTPase HflX: MTLEKVIIVGCQLDEEDERFHYSMDELTSLTETAEGNVVATLTQKRDRVHPSTYIGKGKVEELVLLVEQFEPDLIIFNDELSPSQIRNLSEDINVKIIDRTQLILDIFAKRARSKEGKLQVELAQLQYLLPRLGGQGLALSRLGGGIGTRGPGETKLESDRRHIRRRLDDIKSQLRTIVQHRERYRERRKKNRVFQIALVGYTNAGKSTIFNRLSSANSYEEDQLFATLDPMTRRVGLPSGYQALLTDTVGFIQDLPTTLVAAFRSTLEEVKEADLLLHVVDGSNAEFRHHEDTVHELLEELDMSSIPQITVYNKKDLFQHDFIPASSFQQVVVSAKEQKDQQYLKEIIEKKMISMMDAYHITVPASEGKVIAQLKGESILTSLEFNEETSHYIAQGYVMKDHPVSGEIAKYQ, from the coding sequence ATAACTCTTGAAAAAGTAATTATTGTAGGCTGTCAGTTAGACGAGGAAGACGAGCGTTTTCATTATTCAATGGATGAATTAACCTCTTTAACTGAGACAGCAGAAGGAAATGTCGTTGCGACGCTAACTCAGAAACGTGATCGTGTTCACCCTTCTACATATATTGGGAAAGGGAAGGTTGAGGAACTGGTCTTACTTGTAGAGCAGTTCGAGCCGGATTTAATTATTTTTAATGACGAATTATCCCCTAGCCAAATTCGTAATTTATCAGAAGATATCAATGTAAAGATTATTGATCGAACGCAACTCATATTAGATATCTTTGCAAAACGGGCTCGTTCAAAAGAAGGGAAGCTACAGGTAGAACTTGCACAACTGCAATATTTACTGCCTCGTTTAGGTGGGCAAGGATTAGCATTGTCTAGGTTAGGTGGTGGAATAGGAACGAGAGGTCCTGGGGAAACAAAGTTGGAATCCGACCGTCGTCACATTCGACGTCGATTAGATGATATTAAATCTCAACTTCGCACAATTGTACAACATCGCGAAAGGTACCGTGAGCGACGAAAGAAAAACCGGGTGTTTCAAATTGCGCTTGTTGGCTATACAAATGCTGGGAAATCAACCATATTCAATCGTTTGTCTAGTGCTAATTCATATGAAGAAGACCAGCTGTTTGCAACACTTGACCCGATGACTCGTCGAGTAGGTTTGCCAAGTGGTTATCAAGCTTTATTAACCGACACGGTTGGCTTTATTCAAGATCTACCGACGACATTAGTGGCTGCGTTTCGTTCAACATTAGAAGAAGTTAAAGAAGCAGACTTGCTCCTTCATGTTGTCGATGGATCAAATGCGGAGTTTCGTCATCATGAGGATACGGTTCATGAATTACTAGAAGAACTTGATATGAGTTCGATCCCACAAATCACGGTGTACAATAAGAAGGATTTATTTCAACATGACTTCATCCCAGCTAGCTCGTTTCAACAGGTTGTTGTAAGTGCTAAAGAGCAAAAAGATCAACAGTATTTAAAGGAAATCATTGAAAAAAAGATGATCTCCATGATGGATGCGTATCATATAACGGTTCCTGCAAGTGAAGGAAAGGTAATTGCTCAGCTAAAAGGAGAGTCGATTTTAACCTCTTTAGAATTTAATGAGGAAACGTCTCATTATATTGCGCAGGGATATGTAATGAAGGATCATCCTGTTTCAGGAGAAATTGCGAAATACCAATAA
- a CDS encoding TIGR00266 family protein, with protein sequence MKNHEIDYYIHGNDMQFVEIELDPQETVIAEAGSLMMMEEEISMETIFGDGSSNGVSGLMGKLVGAGKRLITGESLFMTAFMNNGHDKKTVSFASPYPGSIVPLDLDELGGRIVCQKDAFLCAAKGVSVGVDFQRKLGTGFFGGEGFIMQKLEGDGMAFVHAGGTLHKKELQPGQKLRVDTGCLVAMTKEIDYNIEFVKGVKTALFGGEGLFFATLKGPGTVWVQSLPFSRLASRVFSAAPSKGGSKGEGSILNGAFDLFGGD encoded by the coding sequence GTGAAGAATCATGAAATCGATTATTATATTCATGGAAATGATATGCAGTTTGTTGAAATTGAACTGGACCCGCAAGAAACAGTCATTGCTGAAGCAGGTAGTTTAATGATGATGGAAGAAGAAATCAGTATGGAAACGATATTTGGCGATGGATCCTCCAATGGAGTCAGTGGCTTAATGGGGAAACTAGTAGGAGCTGGAAAACGTCTTATTACAGGGGAAAGTTTATTCATGACCGCTTTCATGAACAATGGACATGATAAGAAAACGGTATCATTTGCCTCCCCCTATCCAGGAAGTATCGTTCCACTTGATTTAGATGAATTAGGTGGGAGAATCGTCTGTCAAAAGGATGCCTTCCTCTGTGCTGCAAAAGGCGTTTCTGTTGGTGTGGACTTTCAACGAAAATTAGGAACAGGCTTTTTTGGTGGGGAAGGATTTATTATGCAGAAGCTCGAGGGTGATGGTATGGCCTTCGTTCACGCTGGAGGAACTCTCCATAAGAAAGAATTGCAACCAGGCCAGAAACTAAGAGTAGATACTGGCTGCCTTGTAGCCATGACAAAAGAAATTGACTATAATATTGAATTTGTTAAGGGCGTTAAAACCGCTCTATTCGGTGGGGAAGGGTTATTTTTCGCGACGCTTAAAGGACCTGGAACGGTTTGGGTACAATCCTTGCCATTTAGCCGACTGGCAAGTCGAGTCTTCTCTGCAGCTCCAAGTAAAGGTGGGTCAAAAGGAGAAGGTAGTATTTTAAATGGTGCGTTTGATTTATTTGGTGGCGATTGA
- a CDS encoding CBO0543 family protein — protein MRGEQKDKRILLLLTLLGLFLFPFTMKKRSKDWLLVFFIHGYFSMVIASIVTGAKLISFPVRLFPRSFKSSVLFDALLFPITAVLYNQWTIHSNFMVTLCKGLFISIALMLLETWFVTNTRLILYKKWSWKITFVSVTLSLYVTRAMIGMIRLLNEREQKEQT, from the coding sequence ATGAGAGGTGAACAGAAAGATAAACGCATTTTGCTGCTTCTCACTTTGCTAGGTCTTTTTTTATTTCCGTTCACAATGAAAAAACGATCAAAGGACTGGTTATTAGTTTTCTTTATTCATGGGTATTTTTCGATGGTCATTGCCTCGATCGTAACAGGAGCCAAGCTTATCTCTTTTCCTGTACGATTGTTTCCACGTTCATTTAAAAGTAGCGTACTTTTTGATGCTTTGTTATTTCCTATAACCGCCGTTCTCTATAATCAGTGGACGATTCATTCTAATTTTATGGTTACTTTATGTAAGGGGTTGTTTATTAGTATAGCACTGATGTTGCTTGAGACGTGGTTTGTGACGAATACACGACTCATACTATATAAAAAATGGTCATGGAAAATCACGTTTGTTTCAGTCACATTAAGTTTATATGTAACGAGGGCAATGATTGGAATGATCCGTCTATTGAATGAAAGAGAACAAAAGGAGCAAACATAA
- a CDS encoding trimeric intracellular cation channel family protein, whose protein sequence is MTWEVLSIIGTVAFAVSGAIIAMEEKFDIFGVYILGIVTAFGGGAIRNLLIGIPVSALWEQGMLFQIALLSITAVFIFPNNLLKHWKRWGNFFDAIGLSAFAIQGAIYATDMNHPLSAVVVAAVLTGSGGGIIRDLLAGRKPLVLRSEIYAVWAILCGIVIGLGFINTPIELYGLFVMTTGLRVLSYSYKWKLPYRNIRAFQ, encoded by the coding sequence ATGACTTGGGAAGTGCTCAGTATCATTGGAACGGTTGCTTTTGCCGTTTCAGGAGCCATCATTGCAATGGAAGAAAAATTCGATATTTTTGGTGTATATATTCTTGGGATTGTCACTGCGTTTGGTGGAGGCGCCATTCGTAATTTACTGATTGGTATACCTGTATCTGCTCTTTGGGAGCAAGGGATGCTCTTTCAAATTGCTTTATTATCCATTACCGCAGTGTTCATATTTCCTAATAACTTACTTAAGCATTGGAAAAGATGGGGAAATTTCTTTGATGCCATTGGACTATCTGCCTTCGCCATTCAAGGTGCCATTTACGCAACAGATATGAATCACCCTCTTAGTGCTGTAGTCGTTGCTGCCGTTCTAACTGGTAGCGGTGGAGGAATAATTCGGGATTTACTCGCCGGTCGCAAACCACTAGTATTACGTTCTGAAATCTATGCCGTTTGGGCGATTCTTTGTGGAATTGTTATTGGATTAGGATTTATTAACACTCCGATTGAACTATATGGGTTATTTGTAATGACTACAGGGTTACGCGTGTTAAGCTATTCCTATAAATGGAAACTACCTTATCGTAACATACGAGCATTTCAATGA